TTTTTAAGGTCTGCGCCAGAATATATTATCTTTTGAAAGTAATTGATCAGACTCAGGAGGTCCCCACGTCATAGATTCATAATTATGAATAGGTAACTTCCAAGGAGAATTGTCCATCAATTCTATTAATGGGGTATAAAGTTTCCACGCAGCCTCTACTTCATCACTTCTTGTAAATAAAGTTGGATCAGATAGCATTGCATCAGCTAATAATCTTACATAGCCTTCATCTGAGGGCTCTCCGAATGATTCATCATAAGAAAATTCCATCTCAACGGGTCTAGATTTCATTCCAGAACCTGGCGACTTTACTTCAAATTTAAAAGTAGCTCCTTCATTTGGCTGAATTCTTAGAACAAGTTGATTTGGAGCAGGATTTATTATTGTTGATTCAAATAAATGAACAGGAACATCTTTAAAAGTCAAAACTATTTCTCCAAGTCTTTTAGGCAGTCTTTTCCCAGTCCTCAAATAAAAAGGTACCCCTTGCCAACGCCAGTTATCAACGAAAACTTTTGCCGCAATATACGTTTCTGTAGTGCTATTACAATACACACCATCTTCCTGCCTATATCCTACGAGTCGATTTGAAGTGTTTCCTCCCTCTCCATATTGACCTCTTATGCAACAATTCCAGGGTTTATTTTCATCAGCAAGTTTTGAAGCTTGAAGAACTTTAGCTTTTTCATTTCTTATTGCTTCTGGTTCAAATTTTCCAGGAGGCTCCATAGCAGTTACAGCAAGCATTTGAGTCATATGATTTTGAAGCATATCTCTTAAAGCACCAGAACTTTCGTAATAACCTGCTCTATCTTCAACACCTACAGTTTCAGATGAAGTGATTTGAACACTTGATATATAATTTCTATTCCAGATTGGTTCAAAAATAGTGTTGGCAAACCTCAAAACAAGAATGTTTTGAACTGTCTCTTTACCTAAATAATGATCAATTCTATAAATCTGACTTTCTTGCGCACAACTTTGAACAATTTTGTTTAATTTTTTGGCACTTGAATAATCTCTTCCAAAAGGTTTTTCAATCACCAAACGACTTTTCTTAGGATCATCTAAAAGGGAAGCTGCTTTAAGTGCTTTACATCCACTTGCATAAAAGTTAGGTGATACTGATAAATAAAATGTTCTATTTCCATGAGTAGCTTGTGTTTTATCAATTTCATTTAATCTTTTAGAAAGCCTTAGAACGTGATCACTTTG
This window of the Prochlorococcus sp. MIT 1314 genome carries:
- the zwf gene encoding glucose-6-phosphate dehydrogenase codes for the protein MPSTLSNPLRLGLRQERVIAPQCLVIFGASGDLTHRKLIPALFELYLQRRIPSEFGIVGCARRPWTDNEFKEKMKVKLANKISGKEKEWQQFSNYLFYEPVDLQQSDHVLRLSKRLNEIDKTQATHGNRTFYLSVSPNFYASGCKALKAASLLDDPKKSRLVIEKPFGRDYSSAKKLNKIVQSCAQESQIYRIDHYLGKETVQNILVLRFANTIFEPIWNRNYISSVQITSSETVGVEDRAGYYESSGALRDMLQNHMTQMLAVTAMEPPGKFEPEAIRNEKAKVLQASKLADENKPWNCCIRGQYGEGGNTSNRLVGYRQEDGVYCNSTTETYIAAKVFVDNWRWQGVPFYLRTGKRLPKRLGEIVLTFKDVPVHLFESTIINPAPNQLVLRIQPNEGATFKFEVKSPGSGMKSRPVEMEFSYDESFGEPSDEGYVRLLADAMLSDPTLFTRSDEVEAAWKLYTPLIELMDNSPWKLPIHNYESMTWGPPESDQLLSKDNIFWRRP